One Pectobacterium colocasium DNA segment encodes these proteins:
- the nrfB gene encoding cytochrome c nitrite reductase pentaheme subunit, whose translation MSVLRSLLTAGVLVSGMLWALPGLTQPAPQAEKGERWEVMPQRNPDEACLQCHKPEEDGMKGKHATAINPHNQQQLTCTNCHGKPSLLHREGVKDVMRFNVPMYKVEEQNSVCMSCHTPEQLQKSFWPHDVHVTKVACASCHQLHPTQDSMQTLNDKSRIKLCVDCHSEQRNNPDFNPASVHLGNKRQP comes from the coding sequence ATGAGCGTATTACGTTCGTTATTGACTGCCGGGGTGCTGGTATCAGGCATGCTTTGGGCATTGCCAGGGCTGACGCAGCCCGCACCTCAGGCGGAAAAAGGAGAGCGGTGGGAGGTTATGCCCCAGCGTAATCCCGATGAGGCTTGTCTACAGTGCCATAAACCGGAAGAGGATGGCATGAAGGGTAAACATGCCACCGCCATCAATCCGCATAATCAACAGCAGTTGACCTGTACTAACTGCCACGGCAAACCGTCGCTGCTGCACCGCGAAGGCGTTAAAGATGTCATGCGCTTTAACGTCCCAATGTACAAGGTGGAAGAGCAAAACAGCGTTTGTATGTCATGCCATACGCCGGAACAGTTGCAAAAATCGTTTTGGCCGCACGATGTGCACGTAACAAAAGTGGCGTGTGCCAGCTGCCACCAGTTGCACCCTACGCAGGATAGTATGCAAACGCTGAACGACAAGAGTCGCATCAAACTGTGCGTGGACTGTCATAGCGAGCAGCGCAATAACCCCGATTTCAACCCAGCCTCAGTGCATCTGGGTAATAAGAGGCAGCCATGA
- the nrfA gene encoding ammonia-forming nitrite reductase cytochrome c552 subunit — MMPAYSADAPASPPPAPIEARNSVFTAQHPDQFNSWKATREQSERHDALAEDPMMVILWAGYPFSRDYNKPRGHAYAITDVRETLRTGAPKTAEDGPLPMACWSCKSPDVARLIQQEGEDGYFKGKWARGGPEMTNDLGCADCHDTASPDFAQGKPALTLSRPYAERAMEAIGKPFDQASRFGQQSMVCGQCHVEYYFSGKDKAVKFPWDNGTKVEDMEKYYDAISFSDWTNTLSRAPMLKAQHPEYETWSIGIHGKNNVTCIDCHMPKVKNADGKRYTDHKIGNPFDNYGETCTNCHTQDKAAMQKVVAERKTAIQDLKLKAEEQLVHAHFEAKAAWDAGATEAEMQPILMDIRHAQWRWDLAVASHGIHMHAPDEGLRMLGTSLSKSAEARTKLVRLLAQKGVTGEVKLPDISTKEKAQQAIGLNMQQINAEKQDFLNTVVPQWDEQARKAGRLSQ, encoded by the coding sequence CGCCTATTCCGCTGATGCTCCGGCGTCACCCCCTCCTGCTCCAATAGAAGCAAGAAATTCCGTCTTCACCGCGCAACACCCCGACCAATTCAACTCGTGGAAGGCAACCCGCGAGCAGTCAGAACGCCACGATGCGCTGGCAGAAGACCCTATGATGGTGATCCTCTGGGCGGGATATCCTTTCTCCAGAGACTATAACAAGCCACGCGGCCATGCCTATGCCATCACGGACGTACGTGAAACGCTACGTACCGGCGCACCAAAGACGGCGGAAGATGGCCCTCTGCCGATGGCGTGCTGGAGTTGTAAAAGCCCGGATGTCGCCCGCTTGATTCAACAAGAAGGTGAGGACGGTTACTTCAAAGGCAAGTGGGCGCGAGGCGGGCCGGAGATGACTAACGATCTCGGCTGTGCGGACTGCCATGATACCGCATCCCCGGATTTTGCTCAGGGCAAACCGGCGCTGACGCTGTCCCGCCCTTACGCTGAGCGCGCAATGGAAGCCATTGGCAAACCGTTTGATCAAGCCAGTCGATTCGGGCAGCAGTCTATGGTCTGTGGACAGTGCCACGTTGAGTACTATTTTTCCGGTAAAGACAAAGCGGTGAAATTTCCCTGGGATAACGGCACGAAAGTCGAAGACATGGAAAAATACTATGACGCTATTTCCTTCTCCGACTGGACCAATACGCTCTCCCGCGCACCGATGCTGAAAGCCCAACATCCAGAATATGAAACCTGGAGCATTGGTATTCACGGTAAGAACAATGTGACCTGTATCGACTGCCATATGCCGAAAGTGAAAAACGCGGACGGCAAGCGGTATACCGATCACAAGATAGGTAACCCTTTCGACAATTACGGCGAAACCTGCACCAATTGCCACACGCAGGATAAAGCGGCGATGCAGAAGGTGGTTGCTGAACGCAAAACGGCTATTCAGGACTTAAAACTGAAAGCAGAAGAGCAATTGGTTCACGCGCACTTTGAGGCCAAAGCGGCCTGGGATGCCGGGGCAACCGAAGCCGAAATGCAGCCGATTCTGATGGATATCCGCCATGCGCAATGGCGCTGGGATCTGGCGGTTGCCTCTCACGGTATTCACATGCACGCGCCGGATGAAGGCTTACGGATGCTTGGCACCTCGCTGAGTAAATCCGCCGAGGCGAGAACCAAGCTGGTGCGGCTGTTGGCACAAAAAGGTGTGACTGGGGAAGTCAAGCTGCCGGATATCTCGACGAAAGAAAAAGCACAGCAGGCGATTGGGCTCAACATGCAGCAAATCAACGCCGAAAAACAGGATTTCCTGAATACGGTAGTGCCGCAGTGGGACGAGCAAGCGCGTAAAGCTGGACGACTGAGCCAATAA